The following proteins come from a genomic window of Edaphobacter sp. 4G125:
- a CDS encoding glycosyltransferase, with product MQILHLIGTLSPEAGGPSQAVRTFLSYKDIGYFGEAVTLDNPAEPFLKNIDFPVHAVGSGNSGYGYSYSSKLVPWLRENHSRFDGVVVDGLWNYCGFATWRALAGTDTPYMVFPHGMLDPYFKHISLLKHLKKWLYWAPVEYRVLRDAYRVLFTSTAERDLAEQSFSLHRWTPHIVPYGTSGVPDRNPANLAETFFERCPDVRNHRFLLYLSRIHRKKGCDLLIRAFGKAAHMDAGLHLVMAGPDLQGWGEELRQIARDLGVDHRIHWPGMLAGDAKWGAFYTSEAFILPSHQENFGIAVAEAMSCRKPVLLSDKVNIAEVIANDQAGFMESDTEEGTLRLLERWIATPSEERLAMGERAVQCFRQRYDMRESARMILQLFEASKGPKGKTVLSHS from the coding sequence ATGCAGATCCTACATCTTATTGGAACGCTCAGTCCGGAAGCGGGCGGCCCAAGCCAGGCAGTGCGAACCTTTTTGAGCTATAAGGACATCGGCTATTTTGGCGAAGCTGTCACATTGGATAACCCTGCGGAACCATTCCTGAAAAACATCGATTTTCCAGTCCACGCCGTAGGTTCTGGAAATTCAGGATATGGTTACAGCTATTCGTCAAAGCTTGTCCCCTGGTTGAGAGAAAATCATTCGCGGTTCGATGGTGTGGTAGTCGATGGACTTTGGAATTATTGCGGCTTTGCAACCTGGAGAGCGCTGGCCGGAACCGATACGCCGTATATGGTCTTTCCCCATGGGATGCTTGATCCCTATTTCAAACATATATCTTTGCTGAAGCATCTAAAAAAGTGGCTTTATTGGGCTCCGGTGGAATATCGGGTTCTGCGGGATGCTTATCGCGTCCTGTTTACCTCAACAGCAGAACGGGACCTTGCAGAACAAAGCTTTTCGCTCCATCGATGGACCCCTCATATTGTTCCTTACGGAACGAGCGGAGTTCCTGATCGGAATCCCGCGAATCTCGCTGAAACATTCTTTGAGCGTTGTCCCGATGTCAGAAATCACAGATTCCTTCTCTATCTCAGCCGGATTCATCGCAAAAAAGGATGCGATCTACTGATCCGCGCTTTTGGAAAAGCGGCACATATGGATGCGGGACTCCACCTGGTTATGGCGGGACCGGATCTGCAAGGGTGGGGCGAAGAGCTCCGGCAGATAGCGCGCGACCTTGGAGTGGATCATCGCATCCACTGGCCAGGTATGCTAGCAGGCGATGCTAAATGGGGAGCCTTTTATACGTCTGAGGCTTTTATTCTTCCTTCCCACCAGGAGAACTTTGGGATCGCTGTTGCAGAAGCAATGAGTTGCCGAAAGCCTGTCCTGTTATCCGATAAGGTTAATATTGCTGAGGTGATTGCCAACGATCAGGCAGGATTTATGGAATCCGATACTGAAGAAGGGACGCTGCGGCTGCTCGAGCGATGGATTGCAACACCTTCGGAAGAGCGTCTTGCGATGGGGGAGAGAGCAGTTCAGTGTTTCCGGCAGCGCTATGATATGCGCGAGAGCGCAAGGATGATTCTTCAACTCTTCGAAGCATCGAAAGGACCCAAGGGAAAGACTGTACTCTCCCACTCTTGA
- a CDS encoding GumC family protein: protein MGVSDTPPAFSTAVTDTTLSEALITLRKRKRILLVFVLLGLAYGIYRAEMQPRIFEAFGRIQVRSGSSNEYRMSNVPGMNTDSSQRMLTEVAILQSDSLMLTVAREMDLANNPDFLDDKAPQPRASIDDPAVRQQTIHTLKAGLHIAQVQKTDIIRISYQSLSAKLATDIVNKVIAAYIQRSYETRFSSSQRISNWLSGQLDDLKQQVQASQERMLDVQKRLGILGMDPTRSQINASLEQLSTAANEARIARIMAESRYRMLSGMDPNSIEGSIEITPGASGQLSALSTLRTQLATARASYAQMESDLGLNHPQAKAQKAQIEELTKEINTEQQRLVLQAKQVYLAARTNEDETRATLDSEKNDAYKLRDDMVEYTIRQREFESNRNLYEGLLQRLRTAGVEAGLESLEIDVVDPAMLPATPTLKPKSTVILTYLFFGFLAGVILAFLLESLDTGLRTVAEIENIIELPSLAVIPRFSRRSATEIPGQSFAARNIISLSQPKSQSAEAFRSLRTALLLSSAGHPPKYILLTSATPSEGKTTASSNLATILAQGDSRVLLIDADLRRPTVHHQFGLNSKVGLSTVLTGTTTLEKAVQAIPEIPNLDVLVSGPMPPFPTEMLSSETMNRLLEHAGDLYTHIVIDSPPVLSVTDAVILARRADAVVMVIRHGKSSKHVVRRARDLLLRSGAPLTGILLNAVDVNSPDYYGYYGYSGYSNAGADAETWQSKADTRSAQDSGEGNR, encoded by the coding sequence ATGGGCGTATCTGATACTCCCCCCGCATTCAGCACCGCGGTGACCGACACGACACTCTCCGAAGCGCTCATTACGTTGCGCAAACGGAAGAGGATCCTCTTGGTCTTCGTTTTGCTTGGTTTGGCATATGGTATCTACCGTGCCGAGATGCAACCTCGTATCTTTGAAGCATTTGGCCGTATCCAGGTGCGTTCTGGCTCATCGAACGAATACCGGATGAGCAATGTGCCGGGAATGAACACCGACTCCAGTCAGCGGATGTTGACCGAGGTCGCTATCCTCCAGAGCGATTCATTGATGTTGACCGTCGCCCGAGAGATGGATCTAGCCAACAATCCAGACTTTCTGGACGACAAAGCTCCGCAACCACGAGCATCGATTGACGATCCCGCCGTGCGGCAGCAGACGATCCACACACTGAAGGCAGGCCTGCACATCGCCCAAGTGCAGAAGACCGACATTATTCGCATCAGCTATCAGTCGCTAAGCGCAAAACTGGCCACCGATATTGTCAATAAAGTTATCGCCGCCTACATCCAGCGCAGCTACGAGACGAGGTTTTCATCCAGCCAGCGGATTTCCAACTGGCTCTCAGGGCAGCTGGATGATCTCAAGCAGCAGGTGCAGGCTTCCCAGGAAAGAATGCTTGATGTGCAAAAACGTCTGGGAATCCTTGGGATGGATCCGACGCGCAGCCAGATCAATGCTTCCCTGGAACAGCTCTCCACGGCAGCCAATGAAGCGCGCATTGCACGCATCATGGCAGAATCGCGCTACCGCATGCTCAGCGGAATGGATCCCAATTCCATTGAAGGATCCATCGAGATCACTCCAGGCGCGAGCGGACAACTTTCTGCACTCTCTACGCTGCGAACTCAATTGGCAACAGCTCGCGCGTCGTATGCCCAAATGGAGTCCGACCTGGGACTCAATCATCCGCAAGCCAAGGCACAGAAAGCCCAGATTGAAGAGCTGACCAAAGAGATCAATACAGAACAGCAGCGGCTGGTTCTGCAGGCGAAACAGGTCTATCTGGCTGCTCGCACTAACGAAGACGAGACCAGAGCAACACTGGATTCCGAGAAAAACGACGCCTATAAGCTCCGCGATGACATGGTCGAGTACACAATTCGTCAGCGCGAGTTTGAATCGAATCGAAACCTATACGAAGGCCTTCTTCAACGACTTCGAACGGCAGGCGTAGAAGCCGGCCTTGAATCCCTGGAGATTGACGTTGTCGATCCGGCGATGTTGCCAGCGACACCAACATTGAAACCAAAGTCGACGGTTATCCTGACTTACCTGTTCTTCGGCTTTCTCGCCGGAGTGATCCTTGCATTCCTGCTGGAAAGCCTGGATACGGGATTGCGCACAGTTGCAGAGATCGAAAACATCATCGAACTCCCCTCCCTTGCAGTGATTCCGCGCTTCAGTCGTCGCTCTGCGACGGAGATTCCAGGTCAGTCCTTCGCAGCGCGGAATATTATTTCCCTTTCTCAACCGAAATCGCAGTCTGCGGAAGCATTTCGTTCTTTACGAACTGCACTTCTTTTGTCTTCAGCAGGACATCCTCCGAAGTACATCCTGCTGACCAGCGCGACTCCTTCTGAAGGTAAAACGACTGCATCGAGTAACCTGGCAACGATCCTTGCTCAAGGAGATTCGCGCGTTCTGCTGATCGATGCCGACCTTCGCAGGCCGACAGTGCACCATCAGTTTGGCTTGAACTCGAAGGTAGGATTGTCAACGGTCCTGACTGGAACAACAACACTCGAAAAGGCCGTACAAGCGATTCCTGAGATCCCGAATCTTGACGTACTCGTCAGCGGTCCGATGCCTCCGTTCCCAACGGAGATGCTCAGCTCTGAGACGATGAATCGGTTGCTAGAGCACGCTGGAGATCTCTATACGCATATCGTGATCGATTCCCCGCCCGTCCTATCGGTCACAGACGCAGTCATCCTGGCACGCCGTGCCGATGCTGTCGTGATGGTGATCCGGCACGGAAAATCCAGCAAGCATGTCGTACGTCGCGCAAGGGACCTTCTGCTCCGCTCGGGCGCGCCGCTCACAGGAATTCTATTGAATGCCGTCGATGTGAATTCTCCGGATTATTACGGATATTACGGCTATTCGGGATACTCGAATGCCGGCGCGGATGCGGAGACCTGGCAATCGAAGGCCGATACCCGTTCTGCACAAGACTCCGGGGAGGGAAATCGATGA
- a CDS encoding response regulator gives MPNTTSKRRVLVADDEQVIANTLAIILNQAGFEARAVFSGEKAVEMLDSFQPDMLISDVIMTGMTGIEAAIITRQRLPSCKILLFSGQAATADLLEKARAQGHEFEILAKPVHPTDLLAKLRS, from the coding sequence ATGCCGAATACGACATCAAAACGGAGAGTTCTCGTCGCCGATGACGAGCAGGTCATTGCAAATACCCTGGCCATTATTTTAAATCAGGCGGGGTTTGAGGCGCGCGCTGTATTTAGCGGCGAAAAAGCGGTCGAGATGCTCGACAGTTTTCAGCCAGACATGCTCATTAGCGATGTCATCATGACAGGAATGACCGGAATCGAGGCCGCGATTATCACCCGTCAACGCCTCCCGTCCTGCAAAATTCTCTTGTTTTCAGGACAGGCAGCGACGGCTGACTTGCTGGAGAAAGCTCGCGCTCAAGGGCACGAGTTCGAGATTCTGGCCAAACCCGTTCATCCAACCGATCTGCTCGCCAAGCTAAGGAGCTGA
- a CDS encoding LbetaH domain-containing protein produces MPRPVHYNAADHISSETAADPYLRPAFSLSLRIRRLVWNLCWVFFYRTSPRPFHRWRSSLLRLFGAKMGPNCHFYPKSKVWAPWNLICADQVTAADGAEIYNPAPISFGSHAILSQDAYVCGATHDYDDPAFPLLAFAMNFGAYSWVCARASVAPGVHVEEGAVLGLGSVATRNLEAWTVYAGIPAVKLKERKHI; encoded by the coding sequence ATGCCACGACCGGTCCATTACAACGCGGCAGATCATATCTCTTCAGAGACAGCAGCCGATCCCTATCTGCGTCCTGCCTTTTCCCTGTCGCTGCGCATCCGTCGCTTGGTGTGGAATCTCTGCTGGGTGTTTTTTTACCGCACATCTCCTCGGCCGTTTCACAGATGGCGCTCATCTCTGTTGCGCCTATTTGGGGCGAAAATGGGGCCGAATTGCCATTTTTACCCCAAATCCAAAGTATGGGCTCCGTGGAATCTGATCTGTGCAGATCAGGTGACCGCGGCGGATGGAGCGGAGATTTACAATCCAGCTCCCATATCTTTTGGATCTCATGCCATCCTTTCTCAGGACGCGTATGTCTGTGGGGCAACCCATGACTATGACGATCCAGCTTTTCCTTTGCTTGCCTTTGCCATGAATTTCGGGGCCTACAGCTGGGTCTGCGCTCGCGCCTCTGTTGCGCCCGGGGTGCATGTAGAAGAAGGAGCTGTCCTGGGGCTTGGGTCAGTGGCAACCCGAAATCTGGAGGCATGGACGGTTTATGCCGGGATTCCAGCCGTAAAACTGAAGGAACGGAAACATATTTGA
- a CDS encoding polysaccharide biosynthesis/export family protein, whose translation MIQYLTVKNLLRTGAVFCFLLGLAGTKGYAQFSGPALTVSANVNRPLVPTTDPAILFPANREMRLFPGDQIAVHLFGSTDYTPVVRVSMDGSVQLPLIGKAQVKDLTISEAEKLIADELIAAGMYRNPQVNLQVMDAPNQVATVTGEGHAVVPVVGQRHLFDVLAAAGGLPPLASHTLIIHRLGLEQPIVLDLGNDPMKSDLIDIPIFPGDTVVLSRAGAVYMLGAFKKVGAIPLQDNAPLTLIKAASVAEGPGWEGKWKDLRLIRTVGGDRKVIQLNLNRILDGKDPDPVLQSEDIVLLPSNAIKSAIKSGGLGTVVGLASILAVSLRSN comes from the coding sequence ATGATCCAGTATCTTACCGTGAAGAATCTTTTACGCACTGGCGCCGTTTTCTGCTTTCTACTGGGGTTGGCTGGAACAAAGGGGTATGCCCAGTTCAGTGGCCCAGCTCTCACAGTGTCAGCAAACGTGAACCGTCCTCTGGTTCCCACAACGGACCCTGCAATTCTCTTCCCTGCGAATCGCGAGATGCGCCTTTTCCCTGGCGATCAGATTGCCGTTCATCTGTTTGGATCGACAGATTACACCCCCGTCGTACGAGTCAGTATGGATGGTTCGGTTCAGCTTCCGCTGATCGGTAAGGCTCAGGTAAAAGACCTTACCATCTCTGAAGCGGAGAAACTAATCGCTGACGAGCTCATTGCAGCAGGGATGTATCGAAATCCGCAGGTCAACCTCCAGGTGATGGATGCACCGAACCAGGTGGCAACGGTGACTGGCGAAGGTCACGCCGTGGTTCCTGTTGTGGGGCAGCGACACCTTTTTGATGTGCTGGCAGCTGCCGGTGGACTTCCTCCGCTTGCGAGCCATACCCTCATTATTCATCGTCTGGGCCTTGAACAACCAATTGTCCTGGATCTTGGAAACGATCCAATGAAGAGTGATTTGATCGATATTCCGATCTTCCCAGGCGATACCGTCGTCCTTTCACGGGCTGGCGCTGTTTACATGCTGGGGGCCTTCAAGAAAGTAGGAGCCATTCCATTGCAAGACAACGCACCATTGACCCTGATTAAGGCAGCCAGCGTTGCGGAGGGGCCGGGATGGGAAGGCAAATGGAAAGATCTGCGTCTGATTCGCACGGTGGGTGGAGACCGCAAGGTGATTCAGCTTAATCTGAATCGCATTCTCGATGGAAAAGATCCGGATCCCGTACTTCAGAGCGAAGACATTGTCCTGTTACCCTCGAACGCGATCAAGAGCGCCATCAAGTCTGGCGGCCTTGGCACCGTCGTTGGTTTAGCTTCCATTCTCGCAGTATCTCTTCGCAGCAATTGA
- a CDS encoding glycosyltransferase family 4 protein, which produces MRKGKVRLAYLVSHPIQYQAPLLRHIAREPDIDLTVFFGSDFSVKEYKDEGFGGVGVRWDIPLLEGYRHEFLPVIRDHAKVTPFLPLNHGIARRLKGYAGQPGFDALWVHGYASLNSLHAMIAAKALGIPVLVRSDSWLGDRERSGVTLAAKQLFFRVLKQMVDGVLSAGTLNSEYWRHYFGEDFPIFFMPYAVDNEYFRRRTLEASQHRESLRKELNLSPDRPVILFASKLQNRKKADDLLNAYQLLSPASGVEPHPYLVIVGDGEQREQLERMAKETGFDSIRFCGFRNQSELPGFFDLATVFVLPSRHEPWGLIVNEVMNAARAVVVSDEVGCQRDLITDGVEGAVFRAGDVNGLADALRRTLATPETAIEMGRRAQERIDFWNFDEDIRSLRRALAALTKKIAE; this is translated from the coding sequence ATGAGAAAAGGAAAGGTGCGGCTGGCCTATCTGGTCAGCCACCCCATTCAGTATCAAGCTCCCCTGCTCCGGCACATTGCGCGTGAACCGGATATCGATCTGACTGTCTTCTTCGGGTCTGATTTTTCCGTGAAGGAGTATAAAGATGAAGGCTTTGGGGGAGTGGGTGTTAGGTGGGACATCCCTCTACTTGAGGGATATCGTCATGAATTTCTTCCCGTCATTCGAGACCATGCCAAAGTGACTCCATTTTTGCCATTGAACCACGGCATCGCTCGCCGTCTGAAAGGATATGCGGGGCAGCCGGGCTTCGATGCCTTATGGGTCCATGGATATGCTAGCCTCAACTCTTTGCATGCGATGATTGCCGCAAAAGCATTAGGGATCCCAGTTCTTGTGCGGTCAGATTCATGGCTGGGAGACCGGGAACGCAGCGGCGTAACTCTTGCAGCGAAACAACTTTTCTTTCGCGTCCTTAAACAGATGGTCGATGGCGTTTTATCTGCGGGTACGCTCAACTCTGAATATTGGCGACACTATTTCGGCGAAGATTTTCCTATCTTCTTCATGCCCTATGCCGTCGATAACGAATACTTCCGTCGACGCACTCTCGAGGCCAGCCAGCATCGGGAATCGCTGCGAAAAGAACTGAATCTTTCTCCGGATCGTCCAGTCATTCTTTTTGCCTCTAAACTGCAGAACCGGAAGAAGGCCGACGACCTTCTCAACGCATATCAGCTTCTCTCCCCGGCTTCCGGTGTTGAACCTCATCCCTATCTCGTGATCGTAGGAGATGGCGAACAGCGGGAACAGCTCGAGCGCATGGCAAAGGAGACCGGGTTCGATAGCATTCGATTTTGCGGCTTCCGCAACCAATCGGAACTTCCAGGGTTCTTCGATCTGGCAACTGTTTTTGTGCTTCCTTCTCGCCACGAACCGTGGGGACTGATTGTTAATGAGGTGATGAATGCAGCCAGGGCTGTCGTTGTATCGGATGAGGTTGGCTGCCAGCGCGATCTAATCACCGATGGCGTCGAAGGCGCGGTCTTTCGTGCCGGAGATGTTAACGGATTGGCGGATGCGCTCCGCAGAACGCTAGCAACCCCAGAGACCGCGATTGAGATGGGGAGACGAGCACAGGAGCGCATTGACTTTTGGAACTTTGACGAAGACATTCGCAGTTTACGAAGAGCGTTGGCTGCACTAACAAAAAAGATCGCGGAATAA